CAAGGAGCAAGTGGGGGGCAAAAGAGTCATTTCCGCAGGGAAGGATGCCATGCCGCGTTGTTCCTATCAGGCAACAGCGTGCCGCAGCCGACGCGGGCCCGGGCGACTGTTTGCCGGTGGCTTCCTTTGCCGCCCAATGACACGTAGGTCCCGCTTCGCGTGGACCCACATGCCAGTGAGTGCTCCGTGAGGGGGCGGTCCCCCCCGGCCCCGTGTCGTGTCAGTTGGATGGCGGTTGGGTCTTGCGGTTTGGAGAATGTGGGGCCACCGCGTGCCTGGGCCCTGCTGTAAAGTGTGGCGAGGAGGCCGACCGGCCACTACGCCGGCAGCGCAGTTGGGAAAGCCAGGGCGGTGGAAGGTCCCGCGGACTTGCATCCCCTTGGGACTTGCATCCCCTGCTACATGCCTCTGCCGGGAAGCTTTTATTGGCTTTTTCTCATGGCGAATTGGTGATCAGAAGCTTCTCTTCTTTTGTCGAATAGATTATCAGAAGCTCTCAAACAGACTTCCCCCCTATGTGTAGACGAGAGATCAATAGGGCTCGTCGAAGTATGTATAGACGTGAGGCTAGATGTATAATGCGGTATGCATTGTAGCCTACAGAATAGAGTAAGTGATTATTGATTAACCGTCGAAATTATAAGGCCAGCTTCCGAAGATGAGACGAGGGTGTTGGTTTGTACTCCCCcgttttctagatacatagttttccaatggatctagatatatatatatatatagatagatacataacaaaatctGGAAATCTAGACAATCTAAAAAGAACttcaatttggaacagagggagtagtccGTAACATAGGATAACACGATGCTCTTAAAAAAAGAGGTAAGGAAGGCTTGAACCTATTTATAAGGGATGTTTTTGACTTGTGAAAGGGAAATATTCCACAATTAAGCAAGTACTTGTGGATCTCTGGTGAAATCTTAGAGACTGATCATGGACAACATATCGGATAACGCGGGTAAGACAAAGCTGAAGACAGCTAAAATTGTATTACTGATTCATGCTTCGACAATTGTTTCCTCACGCCAAATTCTTCATGATACCAACGAGCTGAAGACAGGATTTGGAGAACTCAAGATGACAAAGACAGAGAGACCAAAATTTCTATCGCCCTCACAGATCCTCAACGTCCTGTTTCGATGATGCCGGGCGACCTTCATACTCCAACTTCGCCCCTAAGGTTGCAGTGATAACCCTGAATTTCAGCCTTATCTTCTCCATCACATCTTGAACTTGTTCATTCTCCGGATCAGACAGCGGATAGCTGCTCACCAGTGCAGCTAGTTGCTCAATGTTCTTCCTGACCCTAGCTGAGAACACGTTCTGATCAATGCGAGTTGCGGAGGCCCACACATCCAGACAACCCTGATAGAAACCCAGCTCTTCACCGACCTGGAAACCCATCTTTAAACCAACCTGCCTGCCCTCTTCCTTCCCTGATGATAGGCCATCATGATAACCATTTTTGTAGCCCTCCTGGTAATGTGTCTCGTCTAATAGTACTGATGGCTCAAGAAAATCAGCATCACTTTGAGGTTGCTGGTCCATAATGTGATCAGGAACCTAATTTTGCTATACAGCAGACAGTTCTTCAAAAATCGTGATTCCAAAAAGCCTCCTTCATTGACAAACAAAAGGTTGAGAATAATAAGTTCAATGAATACATACCACAGGGGGGAAATAGCTATTGTGCTGTAAAGTAAGAGATGGAAACCGCTGGTGTATTAATGTCTTCTCTAAAAATATCACCTATATTTGTAGCATTTGACATAAGGAAAAGTACAAATGATTCATTAAAAAATTTCAAGAGACTGTGAGTTGAACTTCAGGAATCAGGACACACCagattcattattactatggaAATGCAAAAGGATATTAGTGATGGTACATGTACCAGCAAGCCATTATCACTCTGGCATCACACGAACGAAGTTCAAGCATCCATAACTCTCTAGTTTTGTGTAATCTGTTCCTCCGGTTTGCGAACGAGCAGAGTGAAATTCCCAAATTTTCTGTCATATGGTGAGTCCTCAAACAGCTCTCAACAAGGAAAGGTCGATTCCCCAATTTTCGTAGGCGTGGAACTACGACAATATCTACTTTGGATTAGACCAACCCCACAGGATATTCAGTTCATGAGCGAGCAAAAACTTCTAATCACTGGGAAGCCACAAGTCGCCGAGTCGCAGTTACAGCTCGAAATTTGGATTGAATCGAGTAAACTTAGGGATTAGGGATTAAGAGAAGGAGGCCAAGTTCTTCGTGATACCTCTGAAGCCGCCGCACTGCTCGTGCCCCTCCCCTAGCCAAGCCGTCCGCTCCAACGACGGCGCCGCTCGCGCCCCAAGCGCTGCTTGCCCCCGCCTCCGGATGGGGTAAGTGCCTTCCTGAATCCACTTCCGGTTCCGGTTTCCCTCCCGACAGCTTGCTGGGCTTTTCACAATGTTTCCAACAAGAATTGCGTAATTACATATAgatccttgatcactactttcTAAGTCCTTCGATTCATTTCCTTGAAGTTACTTTGAAATAAGATATTTTCTATGCAGCACGGATACGGATACGCGTATCGGTATCGGAAGGATATGGATATGCGGATACGGCAATTTCTTAAACAACCCGATACGCGGATACGttttaactatttttttaataaataaataacaatgcatattaaattgcaaaatagATGTTCAAATTCAACATAGAGACATTTAAGGTCTATTACACTGAGAATAACATGATAGCATGTTCTAATTTAGGAGAGGATGGGAGCCTGGGACTGcaatcaatcaatataaacTCATATCCAGATTCTGGAGATTGGCCAATTATCATCACGTTACCTCCTACTTGCAATCTATATGGTACTATTCTCCAAGCAATTGTTTTTGAACCGGTTAAGTATTGAAAAGAAAGGATAATCAACAACTGTGCAATAGCCAACATTATAAAGATC
This portion of the Setaria viridis chromosome 7, Setaria_viridis_v4.0, whole genome shotgun sequence genome encodes:
- the LOC117865311 gene encoding uncharacterized protein, which translates into the protein MDQQPQSDADFLEPSVLLDETHYQEGYKNGYHDGLSSGKEEGRQVGLKMGFQVGEELGFYQGCLDVWASATRIDQNVFSARVRKNIEQLAALVSSYPLSDPENEQVQDVMEKIRLKFRVITATLGAKLEYEGRPASSKQDVEDL